One Panicum virgatum strain AP13 chromosome 9K, P.virgatum_v5, whole genome shotgun sequence genomic region harbors:
- the LOC120650902 gene encoding uncharacterized protein LOC120650902, with amino-acid sequence MRIRKSATRLLGSAYSASAAPAPGAPAPPELLLTTPPPPPHPAACSPPPESSGWGGYSGHATASGEACELSRSPWDLIAELSLSDPQEEDDLVDRYFVHVTTRASWLFSASMPVSNAKRVAAAARERAKRRRDAARRALKRAAASEEKDKKKDAEAWSKAKVKKEEGEQAQAARVWKCKKNDGKRWHCHRTVSQPNTLCSYHFVQKRSYLNPDYEFPGVVEPEEPARPVRAAASKPSGNSKPRRKKPTSDFNATEGFYYYAGFGPFRSKRHCRSGGGTNEPAPAVKQEVEPVKQEEEEEEQVPEHASPPAADQLARAAEDANRDAAPHNDVSTCDDDIAGIAGVDEDTSDDDYDGIGIAGSSVDGDPRASNGGGKRKTPWKRWKRKPVKARSLKSLM; translated from the exons ATGCGGATCCGCAAGAGCGCCACCCGCCTGCTCGGCTCGGCCTACTCGGCCTCCGCGGCCCCAGCCCCCGgcgcgccggccccgcccgagctcctcctcacgacgccgccgccgccgccgcaccccgcgGCGTGCTCCCCGCCGCCCGAATCCAGCGGCTGGGGCGGCTACTCCGGCCACGCCACTGCCTCCGGGGAGGCCTGCGAGCTCAGCCGCTCGCCGTGGGACCTCATCGccgagctctccctctccgaCCCCCAG GAGGAGGACGACCTCGTCGACAGGTACTTCGTCCATGTCACGACTCGCGCGAGCTGGCTCTTCTCGGCCAGCATGCCGGTCTCCAACGCCAAGAGGGTGGCCGCGGCTGCCAGGGAGAGAGCCAAGCGGCGGCGCGATGCGGCCAGGAGGGCGCTGAAGAGGGCGGCCGCGAGCGAGGagaaagacaagaagaaggacgccGAGGCCTGGAGCAAGGCGAAGGTGAAGAAAGAGGAGGGGGAGCAGGCGCAGGCGGCGCGGGTCTGGAAGTGCAAGAAGAACGACGGCAAGCGGTGGCACTGCCACCGGACAGTGAGCCAGCCCAACACCCTCTGCAGCTACCATTTCGTGCAGAAGCGCTCGTACCTGAACCCGGACTACGAGTTCCCCGGGGTGGTCGAGCCGGAGGAGCCCGCGCGGCCggttcgagccgccgcctccaagcCCTCCGGCAACAGCAAGCCGCGGAGGAAGAAGCCCACCAGCGACTTCAACGCGACCGAGGGCTTCTACTACTACGCCGGGTTCGGCCCCTTCCGCAGCAAGAGGCActgcaggagcggcggcggcacgaacGAGCCTGCGCCTGCTGTAAAGCAAGAAGTGGAGCCTGTAAagcaagaagaggaggaggaggagcaagtGCCCGAACACGCTTCCCCTCCTGCCGCAGACCAGCTGGCCCGAGCTGCCGAGGATGCCAATCGTGACGCTGCGCCTCACAACGATGTGTCTACCTGCGACGACGACATTGCAGGGATCGCCGGCGTCGACGAGGATACCAGCGACGACGACTACGACGGGATCGGCATCGCCGGCAGCAGCGTGGACGGTGACCCGCGGGCCAGCAACGGTGGCGGGAAGAGGAAGACGCCGTGGAAGCGGTGGAAGAGGAAGCCCGTGAAGGCGAGGTCGCTCAAGTCCCTGATGTGA